From a region of the Mytilus galloprovincialis chromosome 3, xbMytGall1.hap1.1, whole genome shotgun sequence genome:
- the LOC143067692 gene encoding uncharacterized protein LOC143067692 isoform X2: MKLKRFLLRYYPPGIILEYEQGGNLKTKSIDLLDLKPETDVDAVVDEISRKEPLITASKADQVRKLIQRLQEKLGQKDDHHFYLFKVLRAHILPLTNVGFNKSGSSFITGSYDRTCKVWDTASGEELHTLEGHKNVVYAIAFNNPYGDKIATGSFDKTCKLWSSETGKCYHTYRGHSAEIVCLSFNPQSSIIATGSMDTTAKLWDVQTGSELVTLSGHSAEIISLSFNSTGSQLITGSFDHTVSVWDVKSGKRIHTLIGHKAEISSAQFNWDCSLIATGSMDKTCKIWDTPSGRCIGTLRGHDDEVLDVAFDYTGQMLLTASADGTARCYNAVTHQLISKFEGHEGEISKITFNPQGTSVLTASSDKTARLWDPENGSCKQILEGHTDEIFSCAFNYEGNTMITGSKDNAVRIWS, from the exons ATGAAGTTGAAAAGATTTCTCCTTCGTTATTATCCACCAg GTATTATTTTAGAATATGAACAAGGAGGGAACTTAAAAACGAAATCAATTGACCTTTTAGATTTAAAACCAGA AACAGATGTAGATGCGGTAGTAGATGAGATCTCTAGAAAGGAACCACTAATAACAGCTTCCAAAGCAGATCAAGTTAGAAAACTCATACAGA GACTTCAAGAAAAGTTAGGACAAAAAGATGATCATCACTTCTACTTATTTAAG GTGCTGAGAGCCCATATCTTACCATTAACCAATGTAGGATTTAACAAGTCAGGGTCAAG TTTTATAACAGGAAGTTATGATAGAACCTGTAAAGTATGGGACACAGCATCAGGGGAAGAACTTCATACATTAGAAGGCCACAAAAATGTAGTGTATGCCATAGCATTTAATAATCCTTATGG AGATAAAATTGCCACAGGTTCATTTGACAAGACTTGTAAGCTTTGGAGTTCAGAAACAGGCAAATGTTATCATACATATAGAGGTCATTCTGCTGAAATT GTTTGTTTAAGTTTTAATCCCCAGAGTTCTATAATAGCTACTGGTAGTATGGATACAACAGCTAAACTATGGGATGTCCAGACTGGAAGTGAATTAGTCACTCTTAGT GGACATTCTGCAGAAATCATATCCTTATCTTTCAACTCGACCGGTTCACAACTAATAACAGGATCATTTGACCATACAGTATCTGTTTGGGATGTCAAATCTGGAAA acGAATTCATACATTAATTGGTCACAAAGCTGAGATCAGCAGTGCCCAGTTTAATTGGGACTGTTCATTAATAGCTACAGGTTCTAtggataaaacatgtaaaatttgggACACTCCATCTG gtCGATGTATAGGAACTTTAAGAGGACATGATGATGAAGTTTTAGATGTTGCCTTTGATTATACTGGTCAGATGTTATTAACAGCATCAGCGGATGGAACAGCACGATGTTATAATGCCGTCACTCATCAGTTAATTTCAAAGTTTGAAGGTCACGAAGGAGAAATATCTAAG ATAACATTCAATCCACAAGGAACATCAGTATTAACAGCCAGTTCAGATAAGACAGCTAGACTATGGGACCCAGAAAATGGATCATGTAAACAAATATTAGAAGGACACACAGATGAAATATTTAGTTGTGCATTCAATTATGAAGGAAATACAATGATTACAG GTAGTAAAGATAACGCCGTTAGAATATGGAGCTAG
- the LOC143067692 gene encoding uncharacterized protein LOC143067692 isoform X1, with protein MKLKRFLLRYYPPGIILEYEQGGNLKTKSIDLLDLKPETDVDAVVDEISRKEPLITASKADQVRKLIQRLQEKLGQKDDHHFYLFKVLRAHILPLTNVGFNKSGSSFITGSYDRTCKVWDTASGEELHTLEGHKNVVYAIAFNNPYGDKIATGSFDKTCKLWSSETGKCYHTYRGHSAEIVCLSFNPQSSIIATGSMDTTAKLWDVQTGSELVTLSGHSAEIISLSFNSTGSQLITGSFDHTVSVWDVKSGKRIHTLIGHKAEISSAQFNWDCSLIATGSMDKTCKIWDTPSGRCIGTLRGHDDEVLDVAFDYTGQMLLTASADGTARCYNAVTHQLISKFEGHEGEISKITFNPQGTSVLTASSDKTARLWDPENGSCKQILEGHTDEIFSCAFNYEGNTMITGSKDNTCRIWR; from the exons ATGAAGTTGAAAAGATTTCTCCTTCGTTATTATCCACCAg GTATTATTTTAGAATATGAACAAGGAGGGAACTTAAAAACGAAATCAATTGACCTTTTAGATTTAAAACCAGA AACAGATGTAGATGCGGTAGTAGATGAGATCTCTAGAAAGGAACCACTAATAACAGCTTCCAAAGCAGATCAAGTTAGAAAACTCATACAGA GACTTCAAGAAAAGTTAGGACAAAAAGATGATCATCACTTCTACTTATTTAAG GTGCTGAGAGCCCATATCTTACCATTAACCAATGTAGGATTTAACAAGTCAGGGTCAAG TTTTATAACAGGAAGTTATGATAGAACCTGTAAAGTATGGGACACAGCATCAGGGGAAGAACTTCATACATTAGAAGGCCACAAAAATGTAGTGTATGCCATAGCATTTAATAATCCTTATGG AGATAAAATTGCCACAGGTTCATTTGACAAGACTTGTAAGCTTTGGAGTTCAGAAACAGGCAAATGTTATCATACATATAGAGGTCATTCTGCTGAAATT GTTTGTTTAAGTTTTAATCCCCAGAGTTCTATAATAGCTACTGGTAGTATGGATACAACAGCTAAACTATGGGATGTCCAGACTGGAAGTGAATTAGTCACTCTTAGT GGACATTCTGCAGAAATCATATCCTTATCTTTCAACTCGACCGGTTCACAACTAATAACAGGATCATTTGACCATACAGTATCTGTTTGGGATGTCAAATCTGGAAA acGAATTCATACATTAATTGGTCACAAAGCTGAGATCAGCAGTGCCCAGTTTAATTGGGACTGTTCATTAATAGCTACAGGTTCTAtggataaaacatgtaaaatttgggACACTCCATCTG gtCGATGTATAGGAACTTTAAGAGGACATGATGATGAAGTTTTAGATGTTGCCTTTGATTATACTGGTCAGATGTTATTAACAGCATCAGCGGATGGAACAGCACGATGTTATAATGCCGTCACTCATCAGTTAATTTCAAAGTTTGAAGGTCACGAAGGAGAAATATCTAAG ATAACATTCAATCCACAAGGAACATCAGTATTAACAGCCAGTTCAGATAAGACAGCTAGACTATGGGACCCAGAAAATGGATCATGTAAACAAATATTAGAAGGACACACAGATGAAATATTTAGTTGTGCATTCAATTATGAAGGAAATACAATGATTACAG GTAGCAAAGATAATACATGTCGGATATGGAGATGA